A genome region from Triticum aestivum cultivar Chinese Spring chromosome 2B, IWGSC CS RefSeq v2.1, whole genome shotgun sequence includes the following:
- the LOC123041298 gene encoding flowering-promoting factor 1-like protein 4: MTGVWVFEDGIVRRADSEAPGRSGGSGARPGKVLVHVPSGEVVTTYGVLERRLQELGWERYLNDPCLLQFHQRSTVHLISVPRDFARLKLVHMYDVVVKTRNVFEVRDA; this comes from the coding sequence ATGACTGGCGTGTGGGTATTCGAGGACGGGATCGTGAGGCGGGCGGACAGCGAGGCGCCCGGCCGCAGCGGCGGGAGCGGGGCGCGGCCGGGCAAAGTGCTGGTGCATGTGCCGAGCGGCGAGGTGGTGACCACGTACGGCGTCCTGGAGCGACGGCTGCAGGAGCTGGGGTGGGAGCGCTACCTCAACGACCCGTGCCTGCTCCAGTTCCACCAGCGCTCCACCGTGCACCTCATCTCCGTCCCGCGAGACTTCGCCCGCCTCAAGCTCGTCCACATGTACGACGTCGTCGTCAAGACGCGCAACGTGTTCGAGGTCCGCGACGCGTGA